The genomic region CCGCCCGTTCATCACCGCACCCGCGAGGTGGTTGCGCGGGTTGGGCATTGGGGCCGCCGTCCGCCACGTGCCTGTACCAGATTGGCCTGCGCCGTCCAGAGTCAGGACCCAGTGGTCCTGGTGATCGCTGAGATACTCGCCCCTGGCATCACGGGTGACGCCGCCAAAAAAGTGCAGGTCACGCCCCAGGCGGACCAGTGCCCCTCCCCCACGCGCCACTGGCAGCGCCGGCAAGGCGCTCCAGGTCTCGTCGACGACGTCGTAACGCCACACATGATCGGTCTGGGGGCCGGGATGGTTGCCCAGAAAGCCACCGGCCAGGTAGATGCTCCGATCGTCGGCGGCCACGCCCGCATGGGTCACGGGATCAGGGATGTCGCGAAGGCGGGTCCAGCGATCGGCGGCGGGATCATACATGCTGGCCGCACGGGTGGCCATGGGTTTGTCGTTCACGTTTTTGTCAAAGCCGCCGAACACATACAGCTTGCCGCCCACCACCGCGCCTTGACCTTCGTAGAGCGTGGTGGGCGCAGGGGTACGCGCGGTCCAGGTCACGGGCAGGGCGTCGTCGGCCAAGTCCGCGTCGTCTATCGGCTGAGCGCAGGCCGTCAGCGTCAGCAGCACTAACGCCCCCCAGAGGTGTCGGCTCCGCGTTCCTTGACGGTTCATCATGCCGGCTCCCGGCCTGGCGCCTCTCCCCTTCCCCTGGGTCCTCTCAAGTGTGCTGCGCGTCTGGTGGGCGGCACTGGCCTGCGGCGGTGATCTGAAGTCATCTGGAAATCATGCCTGATCCTGCCACAGGTAATTGGCTGGAACTATGCCCGACAGGGCACGCCTTGGGGCTGTGACAGCCAGCCTCGCACAGTCCAGACCTGATTGATCATGCCGATCATCATGGCGGGCGGGCGATGCAGATACTGCTGACGGGCCTTCGGGACGCCCAGTTTCATCCGCAGACCACGTTGAGTTCGGCACCAGTTGTAGACCCCCTGAACCACATAGGCCAGGCTTACCCGTTGGATCATCAGCCTCGCGAACGCGAGGATTTTCCTGGCCAGATGAGGGTTCATCCGTCTCGTAGTTGCATTCTGACGCTCGACCGCTAAGGTATTCGCCGTCCGATACCCCAAGCACTTCAGTTCCTCATTCACGCGGGCCCATGTGCCAGTGGGGATCTCCGTCCGGACCTGCACGACCCCGCTTCCCGACATACGCTTTGATGATCCGGACGTGGGCTGCGGTTCGCGGGATCCGGTACGTCACTTTCGGAAGCAACTGTGCGGATCGTCTAAGGCCTATTGCCTTGAGAAAGGTTCTGACCCCGCCAGACCATGTCGTCCACATGTCTACGCCGCCAGGCCGCCGCTGGCACCAAGGGGCATGGGTTGTTTCCCGCCCTCTCGTACATGGGGGGATCGGCAAAGCAGTGCGTCAGGCTGATCGGCAGATCGTACTCCCTGCCCCTGTCCCGAGTGGGTCTACCCTGACTTGAGACACTTCTTTTGGTCGCCGAAATGCTTTTCGCTCCAGCAGTGAAGGGGGCGTATGTGGCGCCGACGGCCTCAACTGCGGTGGAGACGAGGCCCAGCCATATCGTCTCACTTTTTACCGTCTGGGTGCCGAGAAACCTAAGCCAGCTCTGGCCCTGAACGGAGTACTATACCGGCGCACGACATCACTTCAAAAACCCTGACCAATCTTCCGTTCGACGGTTTCTATCTCTGAACAAGAGGGGTTGTCATGTCTAAGACGCTTGCGATGCTTTTCTTAACTGCCGAAGTCGCGCTAGGTGGTGGAGGTTCACCCCCAGATCCCACCCAGTTGACGCTCACGCAGGCTGCCGAGCAAATTCGCGCCCGCACGCTGACCAGCGAACAACTGGTGCGCGCCCTGCTGGCCCGAATAGACCGCTCAACGCAGCTCAACGCTTTCATTACCCTTGACCGCGAGGGTGCGTTGGCCGCTGCCCGCCGCGCCGATAAACAAACCGCTCAGGGGGGAACGCTTCCACCCCTGCACGGTGTTCCACTGGTCTTCAAAGACAACATTGATGTGATGGGACTGCCCACCAGCGGCGGCACGGCAGCGCTCCGCACGGCCACCGCGCGGCGTTCGGCTCCGGTGGTTGCCGCGCTGATAGATGCTGGAGCCATTGTGCTGGGCAAGACCAACCTGCATGAACTGGCTTTCGGCATTACCAGCGACAACGCCACCTTCGGATCGGTGCGCAATCCATACGATCTGACACGCTTTGCCGGGGGGTCCAGTGGTGGCACGGCGGCGGCACTGGCGGCCCGACTGGCTCCAGGGGGGCTGGGCACCGACACGGGGGGCAGTGTCCGGATTCCAGCGGCGCTGACGGGGACGGTGGGACTGCGTCCCACCGTGGGCCGCTATTCACAAGCGGGGATCGTCCCACTGTCCAACACCCGCGATACCGCTGGGCCAATGGCCCGCACGGTGGAAGACGTGGCCCTCCTCGACGCGCTCATCACGGGCGAGAACGTGACCCTGCAGGCTGCCCCATTGCGAGGCCTGCGTCTCGGCGTACCACGCGCATATTTTTACGACGATCTAGACCCGGAGACCAGCCGGGTCATAGAGGCGGCGCTGTCCCGCCTGGAGGCCGCTGGGGCTGTGCTGGTCCCCGTCGAGCTGCCGGGCCTGGCCGAACTGAATGCACGCATCGGTTTTCCCGTGGTGCTGTACGAGGTGCTGCGAACGCTGCCCGCCTACCTGAAGGCCAGCGGCAGCGGCGTCACACTGGACAATGTGGTCGCGGGTATCCGCAGCCCGGACGTGGTAGGAGCCTTCGCTGCGGCGCTGGGGCCAGACGGACAACCCGGGACCGCCGACGACGCCATCAGCCAGCAGGTCTACCAGGGAGCCATCCAGGGGGCCCGTCCGGCATTGCAGGCGCTGTACCGGCAGACCTTCGCCAACTTTAAGATAGAAGCCCTGATCTTTCCCACCACACCCGCACCAGCTCAGCCTATTCAAGGCAGTGTGGAGCAGGTCATGGTGGCAGGCCGCGCCGTTCCCACCTTCAACACCTTTATCCGCAACACCGATCCCAGCAGCAATGCCGGACTGCCCGGCCTGAGCCTGCCTGCTGGTCTGACTGCACAGGGCCTGCCGGTGGGCCTGGAACTGGACGGTCCTGCCGGAAGTGACCGACGCCTGCTGGCCATTGGTGCCGCACTTTCTAAGGTACTCGGCCCCGTCACCGTCCCGCAGTTGCCCTGACTTAGGGCGACCCGAGACCTGAAACCGGAACCTGCGCTAACGGCATAAGTAATCTGGATTCTTGCGGCTGAGAGGGCAATTCCCGAAAAATTCAAGTGAGCCTTCCTCCGCAACGAGTGGCTCCAGTCCGGCATTCGATGGTTGGAGCTAAATCTCTCGGGAAACCCGTTCAGTACACCTTAAATCCAGTTTTAGTCCATTCACCCAGTCGAGAGTGATTACGAGATTTTGCTCTTAACGCAGGTTTCTGGACGAAGTCTCAGCTCACCCAGATGTGGATGCTGCCGGGTTACTGGGTGCCAGAACATCATGTCTTCGCCGGCCTGCTCGAACGACACGTGCGGCATGAAGGCCGTGGCCCTGCGGCGGTGCGCGTCAGCATAGTCCGCGGCCAGGGCTGGATGCAGGCGTCCACGTACAGCCAGGCGTCCAGCAGCGCCCGTTTCCGGTTGACATCGGGTTTCACCCAGCCATCATAGGCACGGTCAACGTCCTTGGACTTGCCCCGCCCGCCGACGACCATAAGGAAGGGGGTTCGTGCCCTGCGGGAGCGTCGGCGCAGGAAGAACCTATCCGCCGCTTCAGCCTCGGAGACGGAGTGGACATGGG from Deinococcus aerolatus harbors:
- a CDS encoding Kelch repeat-containing protein, with protein sequence MLLTLTACAQPIDDADLADDALPVTWTARTPAPTTLYEGQGAVVGGKLYVFGGFDKNVNDKPMATRAASMYDPAADRWTRLRDIPDPVTHAGVAADDRSIYLAGGFLGNHPGPQTDHVWRYDVVDETWSALPALPVARGGGALVRLGRDLHFFGGVTRDARGEYLSDHQDHWVLTLDGAGQSGTGTWRTAAPMPNPRNHLAGAVMNGRIYAIGGQHLGDEANGNQSEVDVYDAATDTWRAVRALPIPLGHITSSVFGWRERIIVAGGVTQGERESAQVFAYDPVADRWTRLPALPGPRQSPVADAVEDALVVVTGATSAGPTDSTFMGR
- the iaaH gene encoding indoleacetamide hydrolase, which encodes MSKTLAMLFLTAEVALGGGGSPPDPTQLTLTQAAEQIRARTLTSEQLVRALLARIDRSTQLNAFITLDREGALAAARRADKQTAQGGTLPPLHGVPLVFKDNIDVMGLPTSGGTAALRTATARRSAPVVAALIDAGAIVLGKTNLHELAFGITSDNATFGSVRNPYDLTRFAGGSSGGTAAALAARLAPGGLGTDTGGSVRIPAALTGTVGLRPTVGRYSQAGIVPLSNTRDTAGPMARTVEDVALLDALITGENVTLQAAPLRGLRLGVPRAYFYDDLDPETSRVIEAALSRLEAAGAVLVPVELPGLAELNARIGFPVVLYEVLRTLPAYLKASGSGVTLDNVVAGIRSPDVVGAFAAALGPDGQPGTADDAISQQVYQGAIQGARPALQALYRQTFANFKIEALIFPTTPAPAQPIQGSVEQVMVAGRAVPTFNTFIRNTDPSSNAGLPGLSLPAGLTAQGLPVGLELDGPAGSDRRLLAIGAALSKVLGPVTVPQLP